A section of the Humulus lupulus chromosome 2, drHumLupu1.1, whole genome shotgun sequence genome encodes:
- the LOC133819229 gene encoding RAN GTPase-activating protein 2 — MDATSMSTQNRPFSIKLWPPSQNTRQVLVDRVINNLSTESIYTEKYGTLSKDDAEENAKYIEEKAFSTADQHHEMEPDGDGGSAVQLYARECSKLLLEVLKGGSIKKDKKLTSENNIASKETFFDISKGQRAFIEAAEVEELLKPLKEPGNSYSKICFSNRSFGLEAAQVAEPILASLKSQLKEVDLSDLVAGRPEAEALKVMNIFAEALEGSVLKSLNLSNNALGEKGVRAFGALLKSQAELEELYLMNDGISEEAARAVCELIPSTEKLRILHFHNNMTGEEGAVAISEVVNRSPLLEDFRCSSTRVGSEGGVALSEALGTCTHLKKLDLRDNMFGVEGGIALSKALSKHAHMTEVYLSYLNLENEGVVAISNTLKESAPLLEVLDMAGNDITAGAAPALATCIKSMKHLSKLNLSENELKDEGTIQITKALEGHSQLTEVDMSTNLIRRAGARLLAQVVVQKPAFKSLNINGNYISDEGIDEVKDIFKKTPDILGPLDENDPEGEDADDDNDDDGDEDKDEDELGSKLKNLEVGAAD, encoded by the coding sequence ATGGACGCAACTAGTATGAGTACACAAAATCGCCCATTTTCAATCAAACTGTGGCCTCCTAGCCAAAACACTAGGCAAGTGCTCGTTGATCGGGTGATAAACAATCTTTCAACTGAATCCATTTACACTGAGAAGTATGGAACTCTGAGTAAGGATGATGCTGAAGAGAATGCAAAGTACATTGAGGAGAAGGCATTTTCCACAGCAGATCAACATCATGAAATGGAGCCAGATGGTGATGGAGGTTCTGCAGTGCAGCTCTATGCAAGGGAATGCAGCAAGCTCCTCCTAGAAGTCCTAAAAGGAGGTTCTATTAAAAAGGACAAGAAGTTAACTTCTGAAAACAATATTGCCTCCAAGGAAACATTTTTTGATATATCCAAAGGCCAACGAGCCTTTATTGAGGCTGCGGAGGTTGAAGAACTTCTAAAGCCATTAAAGGAGCCAGGGAATTCTTATTCAAAGATATGTTTCAGCAATAGAAGCTTTGGTTTAGAAGCAGCCCAAGTTGCTGAACCCATTTTGGCTTCTCTTAAAAGCCAGTTGAAAGAAGTAGACCTATCAGATTTGGTTGCTGGGAGACCTGAGGCAGAAGCTCTGAAGGTGATGAATATATTTGCAGAAGCCTTGGAAGGAAGTGTTTTGAAGTCTCTGAATCTCTCAAACAATGCCTTGGGTGAGAAAGGAGTTAGAGCTTTTGGAGCTCTTCTTAAATCACAAGCTGAGTTGGAGGAGCTCTATTTGATGAATGATGGCATCTCTGAAGAAGCTGCTCGAGCAGTTTGTGAGTTGATTCCTTCTACAGAGAAACTTAGAATCCTACATTTTCACAATAATATGACAGGAGAGGAAGGAGCAGTTGCTATCTCTGAGGTTGTGAATCGTTCTCCTCTGTTGGAGGACTTCCGTTGCTCCTCTACAAGAGTAGGCTCTGAAGGAGGAGTGGCCTTATCTGAAGCTCTAGGGACGTGTACCCATTTAAAGAAGCTTGATTTGAGGGACAACATGTTTGGTGTGGAAGGTGGAATTGCATTGAGCAAAGCACTGTCCAAGCATGCACACATGACAGAGGTTTACCTGAGTTACCTTAACTTGGAAAATGAAGGTGTGGTTGCTATATCCAACACTCTCAAGGAATCGGCTCCTTTACTTGAAGTCTTGGATATGGCTGGTAATGACATAACAGCTGGAGCTGCTCCAGCTCTTGCAACGTGCATAAAATCAATGAAGCATCTCAGCAAGCTGAACTTGTCTGAAAATGAACTCAAGGATGAAGGTACTATCCAGATCACCAAGGCATTAGAAGGTCACTCACAGTTGACTGAAGTGGATATGAGCACTAACTTAATAAGAAGAGCCGGAGCTCGTCTTTTGGCTCAGGTTGTGGTCCAAAAGCCTGCTTTCAAATCATTGAACATCAATGGAAACTACATCTCTGATGAAGGCATTGATGAGGTGAAGGATATTTTTAAGAAAACTCCTGATATTCTTGGTCCTTTGGATGAGAATGACCCTGAAGGAGAAGATgctgatgatgataatgatgatgatggtgatgagGATAAAGATGAAGATGAATTAGGATCAAAGCTGAAAAACCTTGAAGTTGGTGCAGCTGACTAG
- the LOC133819228 gene encoding probable ATP-dependent DNA helicase CHR12: MAQLETQSQSQSQSQQQPPLDHIHQTKSLISALNFVSRNLPLPADLLDTVSSIYHDAERDSHLARSDQSDSENHADISEELLPELQEALLKQRSNGMSSFELTESREKRYQSHIQHRLTELEELPSSRGEDLQTKCLLELYGLKLADLQKKVRSDVSSEYWLRTNCAHPDKQLFDWGMMRLRRPIYGVGDAFAMEADDQFRKKREAERLSRLQEEEKNQIETRKRKFFAEVLNAVREFQLQIQASLKRRKQRNDGVLAWHGRQRQRATRAEKLRFQALKADDQEAYMRMVKESKNERLTILLEETNKLLVNLGAAVQRQKDNKSSDGIESLNGSESDSPELDEEFIDSDRNDEANDLLEGQRQYNSAIHSIQEKVTEQPSMLQGGELRPYQVEGLQWMLSLFNNNLNGILADEMGLGKTIQTISLIAYLIEHKGVHGPHLIVAPKAVLPNWVNEFATWAPSIAAILYDGRLDERKAMKEELAGEGKFNVLITHYDLIMRDKTFLKKIPWCYLIVDEGHRLKNHECALAQTLAGYDMRRRLLLTGTPIQNSLQELWSLLNFLLPHIFNSVQNFEDWFNAPFADRGDISLTDEEQLLIIRRLHHVIRPFILRRKKDEVEKYLPQKSQVILKCDMSAWQKVYYQQVTDVGRVGLDNGSGKSKSLQNLTMQLRKCCNHPYLFVGEYNMWRREEIIRASGKFELLDRLLPKLQRAGHRVLLFSQMTRLMDILEIYLRLHEIKFLRLDGSTKTEERGTLLKQFNAPDSPFFMFLLSTRAGGLGLNLQTADTVIIFDSDWNPQMDQQAEDRAHRIGQKKEVRVFVLVSVGSIEEVILERAKQKMGIDAKVIQAGLFNTTSTAQDRREMLEEIMRRGTSSLGTDVPSEREINRLAARSDDEFWMFEKMDEERRQKENYRSRLMEDHEVPEWAYSKPDKEHETKGFHSGSITGKRRRKEVVYADSLSDVQWMKAVENGEDISRLPGKGKRKNHLISETSEASNNSNGVEEDKVIELTETTPLASEGTSEDTYAQTPALKRLKSEEGTSAERHDYQGVGVSSWNGQILTWKTHKKKRSSYSTQGSFSDSKGQNSNGRGNGWS, translated from the exons ATGGCTCAGCTCGAGACCCAGTCCCAGAGCCAGAGCCAGTCCCAACAGCAACCCCCATTAGACCACATCCACCAGACCAAGTCTTTGATTTCCGCTCTCAACTTCGTCTCCCGGAACCTCCCTCTCCCTGCTGACCTCCTAGACACCGTTTCCTCCATCTATCATGACGCCGAACGAGATAGCCACCTCGCAAGATCTGACCAGAGTGACTCG GAAAATCATGCTGATATTTCCGAAGAATTGTTACCTGAACTTCAAGAGGCACTGCTGAAACAGCGTTCTAATGGCATGTCAAGTTTTGAATTAACAGAATCAAGGGAAAAACGTTATCAAAGCCACATTCAACATCGATTAACTGAACTTGAAG AATTACCTTCAAGTAGAGGAGAGGACTTGCAGACGAAGTGCTTGCTTGAGCTTTATGGATTAAAG CTAGCAGACTTGCAAAAGAAGGTTCGCTCTGATGTCAGTTCAGAGTATTGGCTACGCACAAACTGTGCACATCCTGACAAACAGCTATTTGACTGGGGCATGATGCGTTTGCGTCGCCCAATATATGGTGTTGGTGATGCTTTTGCCATGGAGGCTGATGATCAATTCAGAAAGAAACGGGAAGCTGAG AGGCTCTCAAGGTTACAAGAAGAGGAGAAAAATCAGATTGAAACTCGGAAAAGAAAATTTTTCGCTGAAGTCCTTAATGCAGTTCGTGAATTCCAATTGCAAATTCAAGCTTCTTTGAAACGCCGAAAACAAAGGAATGATGGAGTCCTG GCATGGCATGGAAGGCAAAGGCAACGTGCAACACGGGCTGAGAAATTGAGGTTTCAAGCATTAAAAGCCGATGATCAAGAAGCTTACATGAGAATGGTGAAGGAGAGCAAGAATGAGCGATTGACAATTCTTCTTGAAGAAACAAATAAACTCCTTGTTAATTTGGGAGCTGCTGTTCAACGTCAGAAAGATAATAAAAGTTCAGATGGAATTGAATCCTTGAATGGCTCTGAATCTGATTCGCCTGAGTTGGATGAAGAATTTATTGATTCTGATCGAAATGATGAGGCCAACGACTTACTTGAAGGTCAGCGGCAGTATAACTCAGCCATTCACTCCATTCAGGAGAAG GTAACAGAGCAACCATCCATGCTGCAAGGTGGAGAATTAAGACCATATCAAGTAGAAGGACTACAGTGGATGCTCTCATTGTTCAATAACAACCTAAATGGAATTTTGGCTGATGAGATGGGACTAGGAAAAACAATTCAAACCATTTCTCTGATTGCTTACCTCATTGAGCACAAGGGCGTGCATGGACCCCACTTGATAGTGGCCCCAAAGGCAGTTCTACCAAACTGGGTTAATGAATTTGCAACATGGGCTCCTAG TATTGCAGCTATTCTCTATGATGGGCGTTTGGATGAAAGAAAGGCAATGAAAGAAGAGTTAGCTGGGGAAGGAAAATTTAATGTGCTGATCACACATTATGACCTAATTATGAGAGATAAAACGTTTTTAAAGAAAATTCCTTGGTGCTACCTGATTGTAGACGAAGGCCATAGATTGAAAAATCATGAATGTGCTCTTGCACAAACACTGGCAGG TTATGATATGCGACGGAGACTCCTATTGACTGGTACTCCAATACAGAATAGTTTGCAGGAGCTATGGTCCCTGCTTAATTTTCTTCTTCCACACATTTTTAATTCAGTTCAGAACTTTGAGGATTGGTTTAATGCACCATTTGCTGATCGGGGAGATATTTCTCTAACAGATGAGGAACAGTTGTTGATTATTCGCCGTCTTCATCAT GTTATAAGACCATTTATATTGAGGAGGAAAAAAGATGAAGTGGAGAAATACCTTCCTCAAAAATCTCAGGTCATACTGAAATGTGATATGTCAGCGTGGCAGAAAGTATATTATCAACAAGTTACTGATGTGGGTAGAGTTGGACTAGATAATG GCAGTGGGAAGTCGAAGAGTCTACAGAACCTTACAATGCAGCTGAGGAAATGTTGTAACCACCCATATCTTTTTGTGGGAGAGTATAATATGTGGCGCAGGGAAGAGATCATCCGAGCATCTGGAAAATTTGAACTGCTGGATCGTTTACTCCCAAAACTCCAAAGAGCTGGGCACAGGGTCCTGCTTTTTTCACAAATGACTCGTCTTATGGACATTCTTGAAATCTATCTGCGCCTTCATGAAATTAAGTTTCTTAGACTTGATGGTTCAACAAAAACTGAGGAAAGAGGGACTCTGCTAAAGCAATTTAATGCTCCAGACTCCCCTTTCTTCATGTTTCTCCTGAGTACTCGTGCTGGAGGTCTTGGTTTGAACTTACAAACAGCAGATACAGTAATTATTTTTGACAGCGATTGGAATCCACAAATGGACCAACAGGCAGAGGATCGAGCGCATCGTATAGGACAAAAAAAGGAAGTCAGGGTTTTTGTATTGGTTAGTGTTGGATCTATTGAAGAGGTTATCTTGGAACGTGCTAAACAGAAGATGGGTATAGATGCCAAAGTTATTCAAGCTGGATTATTCAATACAACTTCAACAG CTCAAGACAGAAGAGAGATGTTGGAAGAGATCATGCGCAGAGGTACAAGTTCACTTGGGACAGACGTGCCAAGTGAGAGAGAAATCAACCGCCTTGCTGCTCGGTCAGATGATGAGTTCTGGATGTTTGAGAAGATGGACGAGGAGAGAAGGCAAAAGGAGAATTACCGATCTCGACTTATGGAAGATCATGAGGTTCCTGAATGGGCATATTCTAAACCTGACAAAGAACATGAGACCAAAGGGTTTCATAGCGGAAGTATAACAGGAAAGCGACGAAGAAAAGAAGTTGTTTATGCTGATTCCCTGAGCGATGTACAATGGATGAAAGCAGTGGAAAATGGAGAAGACATATCAAGGCTTCCTggcaaaggaaaaagaaaaaaccaCCTTATATCAGAGACCAGTGAAGCTAGTAATAACAGTAATGGTGTGGAAGAGGATAAGGTTATAGAACTAACTGAAACTACACCGCTCGCCAGTGAAGGAACAAGTGAAGATACCTATGCTCAGACACCAGCACTGAAGAGACTCAAGTCAGAAGAAGGAACAAGTGCAGAGAGACATGATTATCAAGGTGTTGGTGTAAGTAGTTGGAACGGACAGATATTGACATGGAAAACCCACAAAAAGAAGAGATCAAGCTACTCTACTCAGGGCTCATTCTCTGATTCCAAAGGTCAGAACAGCAATGGAAGAGGAAATGGATGGAGTTGA